The following is a genomic window from Nicotiana tabacum cultivar K326 chromosome 3, ASM71507v2, whole genome shotgun sequence.
GTCAGATTGCGACACAGTCGAGAGACTACATTACAATTGATGCAATCTTGATTTGTACTCCAAATCTAGCTCCTTCATGTCCCAGTAATGAATTTGGAAAGGAAAATGCTGACTCGGTACCGGATTAGCTGATTGATCCCAGTCGCTAATATCCTCATTGAAAgaggagctgagagaaaatagaACAGTTAATCAACTAAATCtcctaatttaaggcactaataatggattgtatataatttgtaagtaatccttGTTTATATAAAATTAGgacaattttgataaataagtttcaaatattgtatatgaaagaaaaaatctcctaataaaataactaaattgTGGATTCATGATATTTTAGAGTAGAAGTACAAAGTAGCATGGAGCTCTAATTTCCAATCACATTTGGTAGTTCAATAGTGCCGGAGCTTTCTGAGTAGTAAAATGGTCTGTTAAGGTTAAATGAGACTTGCGTTAAGCAAGCTTCTCAATGAATTTCGAATATAAGAAAATATAAAGTGCAGCAATACTTTAGGATGCAAAGGGCCACTATTATGGTAAATTATTACCTAAAAAGTGGTGGAATTACAAATACCAGATTCAACATCAAGAAGCTGAACCTTAAATATCTCGATGCTTTTTTGGTTTATGAAGTTTAGGTTGTATGAAAATCGCGTCATGTTATTATTCCACATACCTCGTAGTACTTACCACATTTCAATAAGGACATAGAAAATGTAAACAGCAGATTGAGTCTTGAAAATGGATAAGTTATAGCACTATCACAAGAAGACCATATTCCAAAAGAATTATCGACAAACTACACATAATTAGTGTATGCATAGAATTACCGCCTACATATTCTTCAAATTTCTTACCACTATATTGACACAATTGAATGATATTGTATATCACAAGGCAATTTAACAATTAGTTCAACTTCCCACTGCCGCCACATGAATTACAGGAGCGAGCCGCGTTGCATTTCATACAGTAGCTCCATTTTTTGGGAAGCCTGCCAAATGCAGGATATGAGTTCATATACTTAGAGGCTAGAGCTCAGTGCATATGAACGAGGGGCTTAACGAAATGGAAAACATACCCTGCTGTATATCTTGTAGCTGCATTCTTTGCCATCAGTCTTGCTCTCTCAGAATTTTCATCGGACATCCTTTTTAGCACAAATCCTTCCCCTCTGCATTCTGCACAAATTCCAGAGCCACCGCAGTCTTCACAGATTTTCGGCGGGGCCTGTCTATTGATAAGAACAACAATCAAAGGGGATAGTCTAAGAGCATAATAAGAAGTGCATTTGAGCTACAAATCATTTGatttctcccctacttaaacttCACAATTCTGCATAGTATTTCTCTTTTTCTGGTTAGTTTGGAGAATAACCTTCTACTGCACAAATaaaatctttgcttcaaagagaGAACAAGCTGAAAATGGATAATGAAATGGCAAAATTGTTCTACTAACTGAAAGAACTGTTTCCACCGTAAATGCAAAACTAATTCTGAATTTATTTTTTCTGATCAGAAGCTAGGCGAAACTCGGCTTATTTTAGTTTTTATACGGATGAGATACATCAATAATCAAACCAAGAGGAGCAGAAACTAAACAACTACAGATTGGTACCTTAGGTTAACCTCACTGAATTGCAAGAAACAAATATCATTTCCTTTTTTGTTGCACTAGAATTTTTAGCAGGATATATCTGAATACAAATTGATGCAACAGTTGACTGAAAATGCAACTCGCAAACTTTCTGCTGGAGAATACTTCTTTTGTTGTTGCCCTTTACCGAACAAATacgtttcttctttttcttgaaagacaaaaatattatcaAACAATGGTAGAAGAAAAAGCCATGTCTTCCTCGATATTTTTAAGGTATAAATCATATGTTCATTTTGGGATCATCCAGAAGGCAACAAGATTTTCATTGTACTCCAAGATCAGTATCAGAAAATGTCCTTAAGTGTAATTTCAGCGCTAAGATTAAATATTTGATTGAGCTGCTCTAGGATATGAACAAATATTTATATCAGAAGAAATAACTCTTGTCAGCTTTCAACTCACCTCAATTGCTTCCGAAGCTTTAGTTCTCCTTACAAGAATAGTTGCGGCAGCACCCACAACTGTGGCAGCAACTGCAATAGACACTGCTGTTTCTGCAAGTGCAGAAGTTACTCTGAATCCTCTGCTAGCAGATTCTTTTGACTTGGTAGAACCAAGAGGATAAATGCGTGTAGATAACGCATTGCAATCTCTAGATTTCAACATTCCGGTTGCTTCAAAGATCAAAAATCAAGATAAGCTATAAGAAAGTatatatttgacccttttttCTTCCATTATCTTAAACTTCTTTCCACAAATAGTTGAGAAACATCCTGGGATAATTCACAGAGAGGAATATTGAAAACTAGACAATACAACATATTAGTGCAGGGTGGATAAAATGGAGGCTCACATCCGGTATTTCTtgcgataagaatgtgccaccaagacttaaaggtaagttctatagagtggcCAGTAAACTGACTACatttggccagtcaagaactctcgTGTCCAGAAGATGCAAGTAGCGGAATGAGGatgctgagatggatgtgtgaGCATCAAGCGCGTACATACCTTAGTCCAAGCGGTGTCATCCGACACCGCTTGGTCGAAAGGTTCTACTAATTATAAATATATGTAATATGCAAGAAAAAAGAGAAAtgttaatgaaaattaaaattggAAGTGCTTGACAACTAGTGTGACTTATGTAGTGGTTGAGCACATCAAGATCTTTAAAGCTGGTTGTGAGATCGAGCCGTGATGTACTCTTAATTTTTGGAACTTTAAAtttatcatttaaaaaaaatacaactcAGAAAGAAGCGAATTCTTGCCCTCAACCTTCAAGCCTAAAATCGCTATGGTGCCATATGCTCACAAAAACATGTCTCAGATAAGTGTATCACATATTATTATGAACacattttcaaaaataatttttgttgGCGCGAGTCATAGTAATATATTTTGAACtatattttattaatataatttgaattgtattttttAAATACGATATTCTTTCAATTATTTGTTCAGTTGTTCAATTCTTCAAAATATCGACACCGCTTATGAAAAATCATGTGTACGTCCCTGGTGGGCATACCAAAagagataagattaagaatgaagataCTCGGGATAATGTGGGTGCGGCCTTCGTGGTGGACAAGATGCGAGAAACGAGACTGAGATGGTACGGACATGGGAAGAGGAGATGCATTGATGCCACAGCGATGTGTGAGAGGCCTGAGAGTTaaaggtaggccaaagaagttgTAACGTGGTCATATCTTTGGCCTTGTAACCAAAGGCCTTGTTCGCCCATTTTTCATTTAAGCAAGACAAGTCCCGCGTGGCTATCTCTTGGCCAAGTATTTTGGCCTTGATTTTCTATAAAAGGGCAGCTTCATTCATGTTACAGATGCACCAACAATATTgagaattcaattcttgtttcttccCCTCCTCCTTTATTTATTGAGAGTATATTTGTAAGAGAGTTTAGTGTTGGAAAACACTCGTGTGATTCTCTTCTTTGGAGTGATAATGTGAGGTTATTTCCTcggggatattttgggttgattaGAGGTCTATCTCATCTTGTACTCTGTTTTGTACTCTTGTTGAAATAGTGAAATTGCACCTTTATGCTTGTGGGTGTAGGTCATACTGACCAAACCACATTAAATATGTGCCtcttttatatgctttaattattattataGCTTGCATTGTCTTTATTTTTATCGTTATACACGTCGTTTGACTAAATTCCGCACTACTCGGGTTTCCGGCTCTaataaaaatattaggtgattagGGTTCGAGATGGCGCAACTTCAACTTATCGAGGACATAACTGATGACCCTTAATAGGAGGGTGGAGAAGCGAGAAGattagtaggtagtcgagcgtaTCTCTTTCCCATACCAATAGTATTAGTATCATTTTCgtattttcttattcttagatttctattactacATGTTGTTTCTATTACTTCGGTTATTTGttattgtttctttttcttttccttgagctgagggtctatccAAAACAGTCTCTCTACATTCACAAGGTAGGGTTAAGGTCTGTATACACACTGCTATATCCAGACCCTACTTGTGAGATTACCctgggtttgttattgttattgttgctgtACTATATGCCTCTTAATTTAACACAGGATATTTTAGTATTGAAGCACAAGTAGTAATCAGGGATGCAGTGCACAACCCACTGAAGAGGCCATTTGCATGAGCATAATGAAGATGTGAACTCAATGATGTAAAAATCATTCATCAAAAGCTAAACATGTATTTGAAATCATCTAACTATGGAAACTTCAAGTAAGAAACTGCAAAAAACAGGTAAATCCTTCCACAACAGATAGAGAAAATAAAAAGGTGGTAACACTACAAGGAGCACAGATCTACCCAAGAACATCCATGAGTATGAACTTTTGCTGAGGGCAAGTTAATTAGCCAGGGAGAAACTCAACCAGTTTTAGCTCTAaaaactttttctttctttactgtacgtgttttatttttttaaaattcccGGTTTTGTTAATGTCAGTTCTGGGACAATAGCTTTGTCCCCAGCCATTTATTGAAGACTAACACGTCCATTATTTCACTAAACAATAACATTTGAGTCGAAAATTTGCCCCCATCAATATACAACACCAGCCTCATCACTCACTGTTAGTGAACACTGTTTCTGATAATTTTCTTAGTTTCTCCCTGCATCTCAACAACTAAGAATACCAAGTAAATCTTGTAGGtttccacataaaaatccaaTGACCTTCAACCCTTAGCACTAGAACCTATGTGAATTGTACTTGGTTCAATTACTCAAAACTTATCAATAACCCCAGACACTCAAAAACCAGACTGAAATTTACCTTCATCTTCTTATCTAAATGGTAAGTTCATTATCAACCATACATAACATTAAATTGCAATTGAATTTGATATGAACAAAATCCATTAAATCGCCCGTGCTTTCCTTTAATATCCACAATCACTTTGCAATAGTTCCCACAACATTTCAACTTCATCAACTACTTTTTGTTACAATTTCATCTATGGTACAGACTACAACTACTAATGCGCCTCAATCCAAAATAGCTAGTTGGTGTCGTATATGAATCCTCACAATGCAATTCGTACTATATGGAGCCGTTTCACTATAGTACTCACTTTACCCTGCAGTGGGAACTGATAAATGCGAACTAAATGCAATAGCGCTATTGATTTCTAACCAATGGATAGGATTGATAACAGTGTTAGCATTACAGGTGGCAAACAGAAACAAATTAAACATCAAGAACGAAGACAAACTCCATTGTGGTATGTAATCTTACTTGTTATAAATGGCGAGAAGCGTAAAGAGATGAGCTCCATCTTATGGTTAAAATAACGATTCTCAAAGGGGGGATATTTCTCTGAACTGATATTCTTCCTAAACTGCCGAAGATGCCCTCAGCCCCTTCTTTTCGCTAAAGTTGCCCTCAGCCCCTTCTTTTCGCTAAAGTTGCCCTCAGCCCCTTCTTTTCGCTAAAGTTGCCCTCAGCCCCTTCTTTTCGCTAAAGTTGCTAGTTGTATTCTTAAATTATTTGTAATCTTAGTTATTAAGAATTTAGCTATTTGATATATGTTATTCCCCGCACAACCTCATCCCAAAAAAGTAACATGTACGCCACGTGAATTTTTCTATCCACctagtattttttattaataaaatatttttttaccattttacatCCATTAATTTTTTATATCACCTTTTTAGAATCAAATTTGCAATAAAATTTGGCTAGAACTTCATTATTTAGGCTAAATCTTTTTATTTGGCTAAATATGATGAAGCTtcagttaatttttttttgaattaggCACGAAAAAGAATAAATACACAATTGAAAAAGTAATcattgcatataaaaaatatatataaaaagaaataaacaatTTAACTTTTATTAATTTggctaaaaaaatttatttagcTAGATATGATGGAACCCTAAGCAAGTATTTTATTACAGATTTTGCCGGAAAAAAAAATACTTGCAATGAATAACCAttacatcaaaagaaaaaataaatacatagttgcAACTTCACTACTTTGGTTATACCTTATTCATTTGGGAAAAAATAATGGAGCTCTAgcaattttttttattgatttgacctaaaaataaaaatactcaGTTGACATAAATAATCATTGCATCTAAGAAACGAGATATACACATTTGGTACTACATTATTTTAGTTTGAACTTTTTTTATTTGACTAAAATGATAGATTTTTAGCCAATTTTTTTAACAAATTTGGCCTGAAAAGGAAGaaatacacaattaaaataaatgaagaagtATACTAATATGAAGCAAGAAAAAATATAACAATTTTAACAAGTAAAATATTGTGTAAGAGTATATGacaattaacggttctaaaaATAGCCCACCTGAAAGCTAAATTTTCTTCACTCTCATATGCCCAAAAGAGAGTGTATCCATGCATTTCGCTACATCAACATCCACGGGGGTCATAAAGATCAGGAGTTAGGGGTAACTTGACGAAGGACAAAACTCAGGAGTTAGGGGAGAAGTTGTTGGCTATGATGGCCTGGATGAGTAAGGGGACGCGTCTAGTATGTGGTTCACGACTACGGATTGCATTAGGGTAGCTGCTAGAGAGGTCTTAGGGGTCACGAAGGGCTCTCCTGGGGGTCACAAaggggactggtggtggaatggagaggttcAAGGTAATGTGGAAGCTAAGAAAACTACTTATTTGAAGCTAGTAGAAAGTACAAACGAGGAAGAAAAAAAGACTTATCGGGAGTGTTACAGAAAGGCAAAGAAAGAGGCAAAGTTAGCAGTTACGACGGCTAAGAACGCAGCGTTTGGTCATTTGTACGAGGATCTCGAGGGCAAAGGCGAGGACAAGAGGTTGTACTAGTTGGccaaggtgagagagaggaaagCCCATGATTTAGACCAAGtcaagtgcatcaaggacgaggaTGGAAAAGTGTTGATGGATGAGGAACTTATTAAGAGAAGATGGCAAACATACTTCCATAAACTGTTGAATGAGGAGGGGGATAGACGGGGTGAGTTGGAGTACTCCGAGAGTCGACGGGATTTTGGGTattgggttgtttaatgttatttttaagacaAAGAATATGGCcgaagaatggaggtggagtGCGATGGATTCGctttacaagaacaagggtgatatccaaaattgcaataattataggggtatcaagttgttgagtcacactatgaaggtttgggagagggtggtggaggtcGAGGTGAGGAGGTGCATGTCTATTTACGAGAATCAGTTTGGATTCATGCCGGGGCATTCGACTACAGAAATGGTTCATCTGGTAAGGAGATTAGTGGAGCAGTAaagggagaggaagaaggatttgcatatgATGTTTATTGACCTTAAGAAAGCATACGATAAAGTTCCGAGAGAGGTCctgtggaggtgtttggaggttagCGATGTTCCGGTAGCGTACATTAGtgtgattaaggatatgtatgatgatgCTAAGACTCACATGAGGACTGTGGGTGGTGACTCAGAGCATTTACCTATGGTGATGGGGTTGCACTAGGGATCGGcccttagcccatttttattttctttggcgATGGATGAAGTGTCGCgtcacatccaaggggaggtgccttaGTGCATACTATATGCCGATGATATAgtgttgattgacgagacgcaTAGCGGAGTTAACgcgaggttagaggtttggagacagaccttggagtctaaaggtttcaaactaAGTAGAACTAAGacaaaatacttggagtgcaagttcagtgatgGGACCCATGATGCAGACGTAGAGGTTAAGCTTGATGCTCAAGTTATTCCCAAGAGAGCGAGTTTTAAGTATCTCGGGTCTATTATCCAGGGTAATAGGGAGATTGACGAAGATGTCGCACATCGCATTGGAGCAGGATAGATGAAGTGGAGGCTTGCTTCCGGTATTTTGTATGATAGGAACGTGCCGCtaagacttaagggtaagttttatcAAGTGGTGGTTCGACCGGCTATGctatatggggctgagtgttggccaataAAGAACTCCCACGTGTAGAAGATGAGAGTaacagagatgaggatgttgagatggatgtgtgggtgtaCCAGGAGAGACAGGATTAAGAATGAAGCTATTCGAGATAGAGTGGGAGTAGcctccgtggaggacaagatgcgggagtcgaGGCTGAGATAGTTCGAACATGTTAAGAGAAGAAGCATTGATTCTCCTATAAATGAGGTGTGAGAGGTTAGCCATGGagagtttgagaagaggtcgaggtaggcctaagaagtattggggagaggtgattaggtagGACATGGCGCTGTttcagctcactgaggacatgacccttgataggagggtgtggaggccgaggattaaggtagaaggttagtaggtagtttatAGATTTTCACCGATAGTCTTAGTAGCATGCAtgtcccttcatattcttagatttttattatgTTATATGGCTTTGTTCGCCTCAGGTATTATATTGCTTGTTGCTATTATTTGGTACCACTTATCCTTtatctctccctttttcttttatcttccatGTTTCCTCCTTCCttgttttcctcttcttcttctttcccttcctgagccgaggatctattggaaacagcctctctacctgcattaggtaggggtaaggtctgcttacaaactaccctccccataccccacctgctgggatcaaactgggtttattgttgttgttgttaacaTCCACGGGGGTATGGTTGTCAAATAGCTAAGTTTAGAGGGATAATTAAGATCACAAATAGTTCAGGGATGTAGCTAATATTTGTGCCAAGTTTAGGGAAGttttatgtattctgcctttGCTTTTTGGTTTATGAGGTAATAAAGTGTGTATCCATGCGAAGGATGTCATGTGGGCCATGGCAAAATGGTCTGCAACAGAGGAAAAAGGTTCAAGGTGGGTCGAAACAGGGGAAATAGGGGTATCGAGTATTACGGGATTATCAACCAAGGTTAAGAGGCTAGGCAAGGGGGTAC
Proteins encoded in this region:
- the LOC107793200 gene encoding uncharacterized protein LOC107793200; this encodes MELISLRFSPFITTTGMLKSRDCNALSTRIYPLGSTKSKESASRGFRVTSALAETAVSIAVAATVVGAAATILVRRTKASEAIEAPPKICEDCGGSGICAECRGEGFVLKRMSDENSERARLMAKNAATRYTAGLPKKWSYCMKCNAARSCNSCGGSGKLN